One stretch of Zingiber officinale cultivar Zhangliang chromosome 6B, Zo_v1.1, whole genome shotgun sequence DNA includes these proteins:
- the LOC121993037 gene encoding histidine-containing phosphotransfer protein 1-like isoform X1 produces MTPTEELNSLMNWMFSEGLLDQQFQQLQMLQDASNPDFVSEVITLFCKDSEIILAELTKLLNQPVVDFQKVDAYVHQLKGSSSSVGANNIKLACIHFRQFYEENNKEGCLSSLNAMEREYFRLKDKLGTMLQLEQRIQAYESNKHN; encoded by the exons ATGACGCCGACGGAGGAACTCAATAGTTTGATGAATTGGATGTTCTCGGAG GGTTTGTTGGACCAGCAATTTCAACAACTCCAGATGCTGCAGGATGCCAGTAATCCTGATTTTGTTTCGGAGGTGATCACCTTGTTCTGCAAAGATTCAGAGATCATCTTGGCTGAGTTGACAAAATTACT GAATCAACCTGTTGTTGACTTTCAAAAGGTGGACGCTTATGTTCACCAACTTAAAGGAAGTAGCTCGAG TGTTGGTGCGAATAATATAAAATTGGCCTGCATCCACTTCCGTCAGTTCTACGAGGAGAATAATAAAGAAGG GTGTCTCAGTTCCTTGAACGCGATGGAACGTGAGTATTTTCGTTTGAAGGACAAACTTGGGACCATGTTGCAG CTTGAGCAGAGAATCCAAGCTTATGAGAGCAACAAACATAATTAG
- the LOC121993037 gene encoding histidine-containing phosphotransfer protein 2-like isoform X2, protein MLQDASNPDFVSEVITLFCKDSEIILAELTKLLNQPVVDFQKVDAYVHQLKGSSSSVGANNIKLACIHFRQFYEENNKEGCLSSLNAMEREYFRLKDKLGTMLQLEQRIQAYESNKHN, encoded by the exons ATGCTGCAGGATGCCAGTAATCCTGATTTTGTTTCGGAGGTGATCACCTTGTTCTGCAAAGATTCAGAGATCATCTTGGCTGAGTTGACAAAATTACT GAATCAACCTGTTGTTGACTTTCAAAAGGTGGACGCTTATGTTCACCAACTTAAAGGAAGTAGCTCGAG TGTTGGTGCGAATAATATAAAATTGGCCTGCATCCACTTCCGTCAGTTCTACGAGGAGAATAATAAAGAAGG GTGTCTCAGTTCCTTGAACGCGATGGAACGTGAGTATTTTCGTTTGAAGGACAAACTTGGGACCATGTTGCAG CTTGAGCAGAGAATCCAAGCTTATGAGAGCAACAAACATAATTAG